From the genome of Halostella limicola, one region includes:
- the thrC gene encoding threonine synthase yields MAMEHVTTLECTICEKEYDPDQIIYTCPEHEGVKGILEVKYDYDVIHDEFDADLDGNIRSQWKYEAFLPVDDDADVVTLNEGGTDLFDAPNLSEELGVETLVKDDGRNPTGCFKDRASSIAVTKARHAGRDIITCASTGNAAASLSGYAARGGLDCRIFVPGDAPAGKLAQPLVYGADVLAVNGSYDEAYDLSVEVTDEYGWYNRNAAINPFQVEGKRTVGHELAEQSKVRGEVPDWVVFSMGDGCTIAGAWKGFKEFYDLGYVDDYPKMLGVQAEGASAIHDAFQGHEDIDDIAETLADSIAVGRPRNTIKACRAPQQSGGDTLLVSDEEILEGEKLLGSTEGIYSEPAGATPVAGVKKALERGIIEEDETVVVVSTGFGLKDTESAKKATGDVNRIDPEISEVEALFGGAEAPAADD; encoded by the coding sequence ATGGCGATGGAGCACGTCACCACGTTAGAGTGTACTATTTGCGAGAAGGAGTACGATCCGGACCAGATAATCTACACCTGTCCCGAGCACGAGGGGGTCAAGGGCATCCTCGAGGTCAAGTACGACTACGACGTCATCCACGACGAGTTCGACGCCGATCTCGACGGGAACATCCGGAGCCAGTGGAAGTACGAGGCGTTCCTGCCGGTCGACGACGACGCGGACGTCGTCACCCTCAACGAGGGCGGGACGGACCTGTTCGACGCGCCGAACCTGAGCGAGGAACTCGGCGTCGAGACGCTCGTCAAGGACGACGGCCGCAACCCGACGGGTTGTTTCAAGGACCGCGCCAGTTCCATCGCGGTGACGAAGGCGCGTCACGCCGGCCGCGACATCATCACGTGCGCGTCCACGGGGAACGCCGCCGCCTCGCTCTCCGGGTACGCCGCGCGGGGCGGCCTCGACTGCCGCATCTTCGTCCCGGGCGACGCGCCCGCCGGGAAGCTCGCCCAGCCGCTCGTGTACGGCGCCGACGTGCTGGCGGTCAACGGGTCCTACGACGAGGCGTACGACCTGAGCGTCGAAGTCACCGACGAGTACGGCTGGTACAACCGCAACGCGGCGATCAACCCCTTCCAGGTGGAGGGGAAGCGGACCGTCGGCCACGAGCTCGCCGAGCAGTCGAAGGTCCGCGGCGAGGTGCCCGACTGGGTCGTCTTCTCGATGGGCGATGGCTGCACCATCGCGGGGGCGTGGAAGGGCTTCAAGGAGTTCTACGACCTCGGCTACGTCGACGACTACCCGAAGATGCTCGGCGTGCAGGCCGAGGGCGCGTCGGCGATCCACGACGCGTTCCAGGGCCACGAGGACATCGACGACATCGCGGAGACCCTCGCGGACAGCATCGCCGTCGGCCGCCCGCGCAACACGATCAAGGCCTGCCGCGCACCGCAGCAGAGCGGCGGCGACACCCTGCTAGTCTCCGACGAGGAGATCCTCGAGGGCGAGAAGCTCCTGGGGAGCACGGAGGGCATCTACTCCGAGCCCGCGGGCGCGACGCCGGTCGCCGGCGTGAAGAAGGCGCTCGAGCGGGGCATCATCGAGGAGGACGAGACCGTGGTCGTCGTCTCCACCGGCTTCGGGCTGAAAGACACCGAGAGCGCGAAGAAAGCGACCGGCGATGTCAACCGGATCGACCCCGAAATCTCCGAGGTCGAGGCGCTGTTCGGCGGGGCAGAGGCCCCGGCGGCCGACGACTGA
- a CDS encoding LLM class flavin-dependent oxidoreductase — MSDSKQVFDRGDRVGIYLQDKHSLQENLELVQYAEEQGIDEIWQAESRLARDGITPLGAYAAVTDEIKLGTGVINNWTRNTALIAQTMSTLEELAGPDRIQCGIGAWWDPLAEKVGIDRSGALRAMRECVEVTQDLLDMENVTYDGEFVQMRDVELDVVHGDSGPRTVPVYVGGTGFKMLELTGHFADGALLNYLVSPEYNQKALDALETGAERGGRSLEDIDRPQLVVCSMDHDEEKALDNARELITQYLGQQPHIMKASGVSQDLIDEVGEAIGGWPADKEDIKEGMDLIPDEVVHKLTASGRPEQCREKVREYAQNGCQCPILYPLGDDRELMIDEFADGYL; from the coding sequence ATGAGCGATAGCAAACAGGTGTTCGACAGAGGCGACCGTGTGGGCATCTACCTGCAGGATAAGCACTCGCTACAGGAGAACCTCGAACTCGTCCAGTACGCGGAGGAACAGGGCATCGACGAGATCTGGCAGGCCGAGTCCCGACTCGCGCGCGACGGCATCACGCCGCTCGGCGCGTACGCCGCCGTCACGGACGAGATCAAGCTCGGGACGGGCGTCATCAACAACTGGACGCGCAACACGGCGCTCATCGCGCAGACGATGAGCACGCTGGAAGAGCTCGCGGGACCGGACCGGATCCAGTGCGGGATCGGGGCCTGGTGGGACCCGCTGGCGGAGAAGGTCGGGATCGACCGCAGCGGCGCTCTCCGCGCGATGCGCGAGTGCGTCGAGGTGACACAGGACCTGCTCGACATGGAGAACGTCACCTACGACGGCGAGTTCGTCCAGATGCGCGACGTGGAGCTCGACGTCGTCCACGGCGACTCCGGGCCGCGAACGGTCCCGGTCTACGTCGGCGGGACGGGGTTCAAGATGCTCGAACTCACCGGTCACTTCGCGGACGGGGCGCTGCTGAACTACCTCGTCAGTCCGGAGTACAATCAGAAGGCGCTCGACGCGCTCGAGACCGGCGCGGAGCGCGGCGGCCGCTCGCTGGAGGACATCGACCGCCCGCAGCTGGTCGTCTGCTCGATGGACCACGACGAGGAGAAGGCCCTCGACAACGCGCGCGAACTCATCACGCAGTACCTCGGACAGCAGCCCCACATCATGAAGGCAAGCGGCGTCAGCCAGGACCTCATCGACGAGGTGGGCGAGGCCATCGGCGGGTGGCCGGCCGACAAGGAAGACATCAAGGAGGGGATGGACCTCATCCCGGACGAGGTCGTCCACAAGCTGACGGCTAGCGGTCGGCCCGAGCAGTGCCGCGAGAAGGTCCGCGAGTACGCGCAGAACGGCTGCCAGTGCCCCATCCTCTACCCCCTCGGCGACGACCGCGAACTGATGATCGACGAGTTCGCCGACGGCTACCTGTAG
- a CDS encoding N-acyl-D-amino-acid deacylase family protein, producing the protein MPSVSTDSIEFRNARVLDGSGGAAFTAHVLVDDGRIQRVGDDPAGADREVDLGGSYLAPGFVDMHAHSDLRLFEHPVAEEKLTQGITTEVLGQDGVSVAPVPEDLQSEWAKRIQSLDGTLGREWPWNTVAEYLDALDEAAPAVNAVHYAPHGNLRSHVAGFEDRELSDDEVADLRERLEAAIDGGAFGLSKGMIYPPSSYGREPELEALAETLAERDSFMISHVWNETDRVVESIERYLDLCHRGGCHAHVSHLKVGGKQNWGKSEEVVELFDEAEARGQRVSFDQYPYTAGSTMLTALLPPWARQGEADDIVDRLRSEADRERIAEDIAAPGDWENLARAAGTWDNILITRTASGDCQGETIEEIAERRGADPVDAMCDLLIAEDLDVTMADFVMDEGDIERYLADERGTFCTDGIFGGKPHPRAIGAFGRILERYVRDREVLSPSLMVHKAAGRPADILGLRDRGYVKEGYVADLVAFDLDAVSANATYEDPFQLTDGFEYVLVGGRVAVEDGEATGERNGDVLRSTDEWGGDARPSLDRSADE; encoded by the coding sequence ATGCCCTCAGTTAGCACGGACTCTATCGAGTTCAGGAACGCCCGCGTTCTCGACGGGAGCGGCGGGGCGGCGTTCACCGCCCACGTGCTCGTCGACGACGGTCGGATCCAGCGCGTCGGCGACGACCCCGCCGGCGCGGACCGCGAGGTCGACCTCGGCGGGTCGTACCTCGCGCCGGGGTTCGTCGACATGCACGCGCACTCCGACCTGCGGCTGTTCGAGCACCCCGTCGCGGAGGAGAAGCTCACCCAGGGGATCACGACGGAGGTGCTGGGACAGGACGGCGTCAGCGTCGCCCCGGTACCGGAGGACCTGCAGTCGGAGTGGGCGAAGCGCATCCAGTCGCTCGACGGCACGCTCGGCCGGGAATGGCCGTGGAACACCGTCGCCGAGTACCTCGACGCGCTCGACGAGGCGGCCCCGGCGGTCAACGCCGTCCACTACGCGCCCCACGGGAACCTCCGGTCGCACGTCGCCGGTTTCGAGGACCGCGAGCTCTCCGACGACGAGGTCGCCGACCTGCGGGAGCGACTCGAAGCGGCCATCGACGGGGGCGCGTTCGGGCTGTCGAAGGGGATGATCTACCCGCCGAGCTCCTACGGCCGGGAGCCGGAGCTGGAGGCCCTCGCGGAGACGCTCGCCGAGCGGGACTCGTTTATGATCTCCCACGTCTGGAACGAGACGGACCGCGTCGTCGAGTCGATCGAGCGCTACCTCGACCTCTGTCACCGCGGCGGCTGTCACGCCCACGTCTCCCACCTGAAGGTCGGCGGCAAGCAGAACTGGGGGAAGTCCGAAGAGGTCGTCGAACTGTTCGACGAGGCGGAGGCCCGCGGCCAGCGCGTGAGCTTCGACCAGTACCCGTACACCGCCGGATCGACGATGCTGACCGCGCTGCTGCCGCCGTGGGCGCGTCAGGGCGAGGCCGACGACATCGTCGACCGCCTCCGCAGCGAGGCGGACCGCGAGCGGATCGCCGAGGACATCGCTGCCCCCGGCGACTGGGAGAACCTCGCCCGGGCGGCCGGGACGTGGGACAACATCCTGATCACCCGGACCGCGAGCGGCGACTGTCAGGGCGAGACGATCGAGGAGATAGCCGAACGGCGGGGGGCCGACCCGGTCGACGCGATGTGCGACCTGCTGATAGCCGAGGACCTCGACGTGACGATGGCCGACTTCGTGATGGACGAGGGGGACATCGAGCGCTACCTCGCGGACGAGCGCGGGACCTTCTGCACGGACGGCATCTTCGGCGGGAAGCCCCACCCGCGCGCCATCGGGGCGTTCGGCCGCATCCTCGAACGGTACGTCCGCGACCGAGAGGTGTTGTCGCCTTCGCTGATGGTGCACAAGGCGGCCGGCCGCCCGGCCGACATCCTCGGCCTGCGGGACCGGGGCTACGTGAAGGAGGGCTACGTCGCGGACCTCGTCGCGTTCGACCTCGACGCCGTGTCGGCGAACGCCACCTACGAGGACCCCTTCCAGCTCACCGACGGCTTCGAGTACGTGCTGGTCGGCGGCCGCGTCGCCGTCGAGGACGGCGAGGCGACCGGCGAGCGCAACGGCGACGTGCTGCGGTCGACCGACGAGTGGGGCGGCGACGCCAGACCGTCGCTCGACCGGTCTGCCGACGAGTAG
- a CDS encoding Zn-dependent hydrolase, translated as MVDVTVDEQRFRRRFDDFSEIGATERDGVNRPSLSDENREARDTLVEWFREAGLEVSIDEMGNIFGRREGADPDADPVMFGSHIDSQYNGGRYDGVIGVLGGLEVVEALNDADVTTDRPLEVVAWSNEEGVRFQPDMLGSGVFCDQFDLDYAYEREDKDGKTFGEELERIGYKGDEPCEPRDLHCYFEMHVEQGPFLEQEDTPVAAVEGVFGFSWMNVTFEGQANHAGPTPMNMRRDAFVATADVTESVRRITATEGTDLVGTVGSVDVWPNAINVIPERVEFTVDFRSYDDDTVDAAVEQIQREIAHAAEREGLEYEFEEIMRVDADPFDEGCIETVVEAAETVGCEYTRLVSGAGHDANYLNKIAPTSMIFVPSVDGISHRESEYTEWEDIVTGTEVLLEAVRKRAAE; from the coding sequence ATGGTGGACGTTACTGTCGACGAGCAGCGATTTCGCCGCCGGTTCGACGACTTCAGCGAGATCGGCGCGACCGAGCGCGACGGCGTGAACCGCCCCTCCCTCTCCGACGAGAACAGGGAGGCGAGAGACACCCTCGTCGAGTGGTTCCGGGAGGCCGGGCTGGAAGTCAGCATCGACGAGATGGGGAACATCTTCGGGCGGCGCGAGGGGGCGGACCCCGACGCGGACCCGGTGATGTTCGGCTCCCACATCGACAGCCAGTACAACGGCGGCCGCTACGACGGCGTGATCGGCGTCCTCGGCGGGCTGGAGGTCGTCGAGGCGCTGAACGACGCGGACGTGACCACCGACCGCCCGCTCGAAGTGGTCGCGTGGAGCAACGAGGAGGGGGTGCGGTTCCAGCCGGACATGCTCGGCAGCGGCGTGTTCTGCGACCAGTTCGACCTCGACTACGCGTACGAGCGCGAGGACAAGGACGGGAAGACGTTCGGCGAGGAGCTGGAGCGGATCGGCTACAAGGGAGACGAGCCCTGCGAGCCCCGCGACCTCCACTGTTACTTCGAGATGCACGTCGAGCAGGGGCCGTTCCTCGAACAGGAGGACACCCCGGTCGCGGCGGTCGAGGGCGTGTTCGGCTTCTCGTGGATGAACGTCACCTTCGAGGGGCAGGCGAACCACGCCGGGCCGACGCCAATGAACATGCGCCGCGACGCGTTCGTCGCGACGGCGGACGTGACCGAGAGCGTCCGGCGGATCACGGCGACCGAAGGGACGGACCTCGTCGGCACCGTCGGCAGCGTCGACGTGTGGCCGAACGCGATCAACGTGATCCCCGAGCGAGTCGAGTTCACCGTCGACTTCCGCTCGTACGACGACGACACCGTCGACGCCGCCGTCGAGCAGATACAGCGGGAGATAGCCCACGCCGCCGAGCGCGAGGGGCTGGAGTACGAGTTCGAGGAGATCATGCGCGTCGACGCCGACCCGTTCGACGAGGGCTGCATCGAGACGGTCGTCGAGGCCGCCGAGACGGTCGGCTGCGAGTACACGCGCCTCGTCAGCGGCGCCGGCCACGACGCGAACTACCTCAACAAGATCGCGCCGACGAGCATGATCTTCGTGCCGAGCGTCGACGGGATCAGCCACCGCGAGAGCGAGTACACCGAGTGGGAGGACATCGTCACCGGCACCGAGGTGCTCCTCGAAGCGGTCCGGAAGCGCGCGGCCGAGTGA
- the phnE gene encoding phosphonate ABC transporter, permease protein PhnE codes for MSDGAPNRPAPAFERDAGAGVLSKRRLGWLLGGSLLVLLSAWVVDVDAAALVSPGAREQMAAFVAEGIPPDVSRDYLLGRSARDGLLWAVVETLGISVVATALAVVLAVPLALLSAAPVTHRGPLYADASGTRRAVGRAVAGGSRFLLSFLRSVPGLVWGFLFVTAVGLGPFAGALALGVHNAGVLGKLYADFLEDTDPRTTEAVAASGATRFQAVCHGMVPQVTATVASYTLYRWECTIRSATILGFVGAGGIGYYLVITIQRLQYPKLVTAIAAVFALVALGDALASRLRQRLT; via the coding sequence ATGTCTGACGGGGCGCCGAACCGGCCGGCACCGGCGTTCGAGCGCGACGCCGGCGCGGGCGTCCTCTCGAAGCGGCGGCTCGGCTGGCTCCTAGGCGGCTCCCTCCTCGTCCTGCTCTCGGCGTGGGTCGTCGATGTGGACGCGGCCGCGCTGGTCTCGCCGGGGGCGCGCGAGCAGATGGCGGCGTTCGTCGCCGAGGGGATCCCGCCCGACGTCAGCCGCGACTACCTCCTCGGCCGGTCCGCCAGGGACGGCCTGCTCTGGGCGGTCGTCGAGACGCTGGGGATCAGCGTCGTCGCGACCGCGCTCGCCGTCGTGCTGGCCGTCCCGCTGGCGCTTCTGAGCGCGGCGCCGGTCACTCACCGCGGGCCGCTGTACGCCGACGCCTCCGGCACCCGCCGGGCCGTCGGCCGCGCGGTCGCCGGCGGGAGCCGGTTCCTCCTCAGCTTCCTGCGCTCGGTGCCGGGGCTGGTCTGGGGCTTCCTCTTCGTCACCGCGGTCGGCCTCGGCCCCTTCGCCGGCGCGCTCGCGCTCGGCGTCCACAACGCTGGCGTCCTCGGAAAGCTCTACGCGGACTTCCTGGAGGACACCGACCCGCGGACGACGGAGGCCGTGGCCGCGAGCGGCGCGACCCGGTTCCAGGCGGTCTGTCACGGGATGGTCCCGCAGGTGACCGCGACGGTCGCCTCCTACACGCTGTACCGCTGGGAGTGCACCATTCGCTCGGCGACGATCCTCGGCTTCGTCGGCGCGGGCGGCATCGGCTACTACCTCGTTATCACGATCCAGCGGCTCCAGTACCCCAAACTCGTGACGGCGATCGCGGCCGTCTTCGCGCTGGTCGCCCTCGGCGACGCGCTGGCCAGTCGGCTCCGCCAGCGGCTCACCTGA
- a CDS encoding phosphonate ABC transporter ATP-binding protein, translated as MTDAEHELRFDGVSKAFDGEPAVRDVSLRIEGGERVALVGPSGAGKTTLLRIANGSVRPDAGRVTFDGEPATSAEVALAYGGDTLVDRRTALSNVLSGRVGDLPWWRGLLEPLVPSDPGPALELLEAVGLRGKADVRADRLSAGERQRVALARAAAQDAPAVLADEPTANLDPASRSNVLDVLDAVAGDRMLLTVLHDVDLALERYDRVVGLADGRVLFDEPAAQVTDDLLADLFAAGASTPDRDARPDREPALAATTDYPAKEPEWHV; from the coding sequence ATGACCGACGCCGAGCACGAACTCCGGTTCGACGGCGTTAGCAAGGCCTTCGACGGGGAGCCAGCGGTGCGGGACGTCTCCCTCCGGATCGAGGGCGGCGAGCGCGTCGCGCTCGTCGGGCCATCGGGCGCGGGCAAGACCACTCTGCTCCGGATCGCCAACGGCTCGGTCCGTCCTGACGCCGGCCGGGTCACCTTCGACGGCGAGCCCGCGACCAGCGCCGAGGTCGCGCTCGCCTACGGCGGCGACACGCTCGTCGACCGGCGGACCGCGCTGTCGAACGTCCTCAGCGGGCGGGTCGGCGATCTGCCGTGGTGGCGCGGCCTGCTCGAACCGCTGGTGCCGAGCGACCCCGGTCCGGCCCTCGAACTGCTGGAGGCCGTGGGCCTTCGCGGGAAGGCCGACGTGCGGGCGGACCGGCTCAGCGCCGGCGAGCGCCAGCGGGTCGCTCTCGCCCGCGCGGCAGCGCAGGACGCGCCGGCGGTGCTGGCCGACGAGCCGACGGCGAACCTCGACCCCGCGTCGCGGTCGAACGTCCTCGACGTGCTGGACGCGGTCGCCGGCGACCGCATGCTCCTGACGGTGTTGCACGACGTCGACCTGGCGCTGGAGCGCTACGACCGCGTGGTGGGACTGGCCGACGGCCGCGTGCTGTTCGACGAACCGGCCGCTCAGGTGACCGACGACCTGCTCGCTGACCTGTTCGCGGCGGGGGCGTCTACTCCGGACCGGGACGCCCGACCGGACCGTGAGCCAGCACTCGCGGCGACGACCGACTACCCCGCGAAGGAGCCAGAGTGGCATGTCTGA
- the phnD gene encoding phosphate/phosphite/phosphonate ABC transporter substrate-binding protein encodes MARTRYPTSRRSYLAAVGGTLLTGGCLGRSSTPTIRMGVVPDVDPDTAISQNTGLADYLESRLDATVDLSTSADYAGMVRSMAAEQVDLAYFGGVSYVLAHHRAGAEPVAVGARNGSTEWRSAFVAHASTDLSSLSDAAAAPGDYDLVFGDPISTSGTVMPTYYLRTEYDTAPEDFGSTTHVGAHDATAKAIGNGSGDVGALNARIYDALVERGDVGNEVVELWRTPGFPDYPWAVAPSVDAERTRRIREAFTELDDRDRTAILDEQNVDEYVPASHDDFASLNEGVEMAGLLDEDGGEGR; translated from the coding sequence ATGGCGCGGACGCGCTACCCGACTAGCCGCCGGTCCTACCTCGCCGCCGTCGGCGGGACGCTCCTGACTGGCGGCTGCCTCGGCCGGTCGAGCACTCCCACGATACGGATGGGCGTCGTCCCCGACGTCGACCCCGACACCGCGATAAGCCAGAACACCGGGCTCGCGGACTATCTGGAGTCCCGCCTCGACGCGACCGTCGACCTCAGCACGTCGGCGGACTACGCCGGGATGGTCCGATCGATGGCCGCGGAGCAGGTGGACCTCGCCTACTTCGGCGGCGTCTCCTACGTCCTCGCCCACCACCGCGCCGGCGCGGAACCCGTCGCCGTCGGCGCTCGAAATGGGTCGACGGAGTGGCGGTCGGCGTTCGTCGCCCACGCCTCGACGGACCTGTCGAGCCTGTCGGACGCGGCGGCCGCGCCCGGCGACTACGACCTCGTCTTCGGTGACCCGATCAGCACGAGCGGGACGGTGATGCCGACCTACTACCTCCGGACGGAGTACGACACCGCGCCCGAGGACTTCGGCTCGACCACGCACGTCGGCGCGCACGACGCCACGGCGAAGGCGATCGGCAACGGCAGCGGCGACGTGGGCGCGCTGAACGCCCGCATCTACGACGCGCTCGTCGAGCGGGGCGACGTCGGCAACGAGGTCGTCGAACTGTGGCGCACGCCGGGCTTTCCCGACTACCCGTGGGCCGTCGCCCCCTCCGTCGACGCGGAGCGGACTCGGCGCATCCGCGAGGCGTTCACGGAACTCGACGACCGCGACCGGACGGCGATCCTCGACGAGCAGAACGTCGACGAGTACGTCCCCGCGAGTCACGACGACTTCGCGTCGCTGAACGAGGGCGTCGAGATGGCCGGGCTGCTCGACGAGGACGGGGGGGAAGGGCGATGA
- the npdG gene encoding NADPH-dependent F420 reductase — protein MEIALLGGTGDIGEGLALRWARDSDHSVIVGSRKSDKAEQKANEYYSLLKDRGVTPDVAGYGNETAAELADVVVVSVPPEYAPDTVEAVAPVLDDEDVLVSPAVSMDRDASGFHYDPPAEGTVAEAIAAVAPDDVPVVGAFQNLAAGALSDLDNDLNADVVVTGDDADAKRTVRRVAEDVEGIRALDGGPLANSGVVESVTPLLINLAMNNDGMHDLGVRFE, from the coding sequence ATGGAGATCGCACTCCTCGGCGGAACTGGTGACATCGGCGAAGGGCTCGCGCTACGCTGGGCCCGCGACTCCGACCACTCGGTCATCGTCGGCTCGCGGAAGTCCGACAAGGCCGAGCAGAAGGCGAACGAGTACTACTCGCTGCTGAAAGACCGCGGCGTCACCCCCGACGTCGCCGGCTACGGCAACGAGACGGCGGCGGAACTGGCCGACGTCGTCGTCGTCAGCGTCCCGCCCGAGTACGCCCCCGACACCGTCGAAGCGGTCGCGCCGGTCCTCGACGACGAGGACGTCCTCGTCAGCCCGGCGGTCAGCATGGACAGGGACGCGTCGGGGTTCCACTACGACCCGCCCGCGGAGGGAACCGTGGCGGAGGCCATCGCGGCGGTCGCGCCGGACGACGTGCCGGTCGTCGGCGCGTTCCAGAACCTCGCGGCGGGCGCGCTCAGCGATCTCGACAACGACCTGAACGCCGACGTCGTCGTCACCGGCGACGACGCCGACGCGAAGCGGACGGTCAGGCGGGTGGCCGAGGACGTGGAGGGGATCCGGGCGCTGGACGGCGGTCCGCTCGCGAACAGCGGGGTCGTCGAGAGCGTGACGCCGCTTCTGATCAACCTCGCGATGAACAACGACGGGATGCACGACCTCGGCGTCCGGTTCGAGTAA
- a CDS encoding (2Fe-2S)-binding protein produces the protein MEIQLTINDEPTSAEVGPDDDLATVLRRNGYTGVKCGCDGGVCGASKVFVNDEVRMACGVDARDADDAEIETIESLGSQDDLHPIQEAFVDHFAVQCGFCIPGMIIEAKSLLADNPDPSEAEVREAIDDNLCRCTGYQKPVEAILDAADRLRDDRSVAADGGPEAGPTNGADDGDTDD, from the coding sequence GTGGAAATCCAACTCACCATCAACGACGAACCGACGAGCGCGGAGGTCGGTCCCGACGACGACCTGGCGACGGTACTGAGACGGAACGGCTACACCGGCGTGAAGTGCGGCTGCGACGGCGGCGTCTGCGGCGCGTCGAAGGTGTTCGTAAACGACGAGGTGCGCATGGCCTGCGGCGTGGACGCCCGCGACGCGGACGACGCGGAGATAGAGACGATCGAGAGCCTGGGGAGCCAGGACGACCTCCACCCCATCCAGGAGGCGTTCGTGGACCACTTCGCCGTGCAGTGCGGCTTCTGCATCCCCGGGATGATCATCGAGGCGAAGTCGCTGCTCGCGGACAACCCGGACCCCTCCGAGGCGGAGGTCCGCGAGGCCATCGACGACAACCTGTGTCGATGCACCGGCTACCAGAAACCCGTCGAGGCGATCCTCGACGCGGCCGACCGACTGCGGGACGACCGCTCGGTCGCGGCCGACGGCGGTCCCGAGGCCGGGCCGACGAACGGCGCCGACGACGGTGATACCGATGACTGA